A genomic window from Thalassoroseus pseudoceratinae includes:
- a CDS encoding alpha/beta hydrolase, producing the protein MKRQTETLGGLQCIVIDELPDGTQPTHVVVMCHGFGAPGSDLVPIGAETLRAFPSLRERVQFIFPAALLSLADQGMPGGRAWWPLDLEERLQAIASGDLRILRNEFPPGLDAAADALSACLQEIQETRGVPSSAVTLSGFSQGGMLVTHVALESSEEFAGLSVFSGTLICEDRWKERLAARSSLPILISHGTQDPILPFAAAEWLRDLFQSSGWPVEFIEFDGPHTIPQAALIAFAKRLDNV; encoded by the coding sequence ATGAAACGTCAAACGGAAACTCTGGGTGGTTTGCAGTGCATTGTCATTGACGAACTGCCCGACGGAACGCAACCGACGCATGTCGTCGTCATGTGTCATGGATTCGGTGCCCCCGGAAGCGACTTGGTTCCGATTGGGGCAGAAACTCTGCGAGCGTTTCCGTCGCTTAGAGAACGGGTGCAGTTCATATTCCCGGCGGCGTTGTTGTCACTTGCGGATCAGGGAATGCCGGGGGGCCGGGCATGGTGGCCATTGGATTTGGAAGAACGTTTGCAAGCAATCGCGTCGGGAGATTTACGGATTCTCCGAAATGAATTTCCGCCGGGATTGGATGCCGCAGCTGATGCATTGTCGGCGTGTCTTCAGGAAATCCAAGAAACTCGCGGAGTACCAAGCAGTGCTGTGACACTCTCTGGATTTTCGCAAGGTGGAATGCTGGTCACGCATGTGGCGTTGGAAAGTTCCGAAGAGTTTGCCGGCTTGTCCGTGTTCTCAGGAACACTGATTTGTGAAGACCGTTGGAAAGAGCGACTTGCTGCCCGGTCTTCGCTGCCTATCCTGATCAGTCACGGGACCCAAGATCCGATTTTGCCGTTCGCAGCGGCTGAGTGGTTGCGGGACTTATTTCAATCATCGGGCTGGCCAGTGGAGTTCATTGAATTCGACGGTCCGCACACGATTCCCCAAGCGGCTTTGATCGCATTTGCGAAGCGGCTAGACAATGTCTAG
- the bioB gene encoding biotin synthase BioB gives MSSTATVTTPNWDALADRVLDGAGLTREEALGILRSDDDQLLSLLAAAFRVRERFFGKQVQLYYLKNAQSGLCPEDCGYCSQAKGSEAPIEKYRWLSHEKLLAGARQAAESQAKTYCIVSSGRGPSDREVSHVAEAVRQIKDETGLHICCCLGLLSPDQARALKEAGVDRINHNLNTSERFYPEICSTHTYADRTETLQAARDAGLELCSGLIVGMGETDEDVVDVAMQLSSMQVESIPVNFLNAIDGTPLEATDELDPRYCLKTLCLVRLTNPRTEIRVAGGREVNLRSMQAMALYPANSMFVSDYLTTPGQPANEDFKMIEDLGFEVVIRGAESAYEA, from the coding sequence ATGTCGTCCACCGCAACCGTTACCACTCCCAACTGGGACGCCCTTGCCGACCGCGTTCTCGATGGTGCTGGTTTGACCCGTGAAGAAGCCCTGGGAATTTTGCGTTCCGATGACGACCAATTGCTGTCGCTTTTGGCTGCCGCATTTCGGGTCCGAGAGCGATTCTTCGGAAAACAGGTGCAATTGTACTACCTGAAGAACGCCCAAAGTGGCCTCTGCCCTGAGGATTGCGGCTATTGCTCCCAAGCGAAAGGCTCCGAAGCACCGATCGAAAAATACCGGTGGCTCAGCCATGAGAAACTGCTCGCCGGTGCCCGCCAGGCGGCTGAATCGCAAGCCAAGACCTACTGCATCGTTTCCAGCGGACGGGGTCCCAGCGATCGCGAAGTGTCGCACGTCGCTGAAGCGGTTCGGCAAATCAAAGACGAAACCGGTTTGCATATCTGCTGTTGTCTTGGTCTGCTAAGCCCCGACCAAGCCCGTGCGTTGAAGGAAGCCGGTGTCGATCGCATCAATCACAACTTGAACACCAGCGAGCGGTTCTATCCCGAAATTTGCAGCACGCACACCTACGCCGATCGTACCGAAACTCTGCAAGCGGCACGAGATGCGGGTTTAGAACTCTGCAGCGGTTTGATCGTCGGCATGGGCGAGACGGATGAAGACGTGGTCGATGTCGCCATGCAACTCAGCTCGATGCAGGTCGAATCCATCCCAGTCAACTTCTTGAATGCCATCGACGGGACACCGTTGGAAGCCACAGACGAACTTGACCCGCGATACTGCCTGAAAACGCTCTGCCTCGTGCGGTTGACGAATCCGCGAACGGAAATTCGTGTGGCCGGTGGTCGGGAGGTGAACTTGCGATCGATGCAGGCCATGGCGTTGTATCCGGCGAACTCGATGTTCGTCAGCGATTACCTCACCACGCCAGGACAACCTGCAAATGAAGACTTCAAGATGATTGAGGATCTCGGTTTTGAAGTCGTTATCCGCGGTGCGGAGTCGGCTTACGAAGCGTGA
- a CDS encoding HEAT repeat domain-containing protein translates to MSEKSRIGSKLRWLSGLCLVVVLSSSVCADEPQSAVAPLMKLLQSGRLPDSRVGSVVELVGRRGNEHDLKYLFDQSVSKDGYAGETRVTALKTLLDAAQNRKVKPAGDLAALKTLLTEDQDNATRGLAVQLAGQWKVTAVAPTLKALALDTDENAELQSAAIDGLTQLGGEAAQSAILELTSEKYPQSLRYQGVAALTKLDAEAAAKRAAEVLANANTKTDPAPVVDAFLVRQNGTDLLAAALQETPPPADVAKMALRHLFGSGRNDKALSDVLSEAAGVSQETPQLTKAEIAKLAADVVAKGDPARGEAIFRSADLSCMKCHAVSKAGGNVGPDLSAVGQSSPVDYLINSILYPSQAIKEAYLTRVVLTASGEVHQGVVVDQAADRLVLKDANGKEITIPTADIDFEKEGKSLMPQGLTKFLTQDELIDLVRFLSELGKPGRYAVRSTPRMQRWRVLAKVPALLAQKVPDEEEFGDALVHAENVPWQPSYARVDGTLPLDQLAEDTQQTVLYVRGDVEVTASGRIGFQLDSAEGVSAWVDGQAMGSDEEFVAELDRGTHAVVFRVDTEKRSSNDLKLELFQPNGSSAQFAVVDGK, encoded by the coding sequence ATGTCCGAAAAATCTCGTATCGGCAGCAAGCTCCGTTGGCTTTCTGGCCTCTGTCTTGTTGTTGTTTTGTCTTCCTCGGTCTGCGCGGACGAACCGCAAAGTGCCGTCGCACCGCTGATGAAACTGCTCCAGAGTGGTCGCTTGCCAGACTCGCGAGTCGGTAGCGTCGTGGAACTCGTGGGACGACGTGGTAACGAACACGACTTGAAATATCTGTTCGATCAAAGTGTTAGCAAGGACGGGTACGCGGGTGAGACTCGCGTCACGGCTTTGAAGACGCTGCTCGATGCGGCACAGAACCGGAAGGTCAAACCGGCTGGGGACTTGGCTGCCCTGAAGACACTGTTGACGGAGGATCAAGACAATGCCACTCGTGGACTGGCCGTTCAGTTGGCTGGGCAATGGAAAGTCACAGCGGTCGCTCCCACGTTGAAGGCGTTGGCTCTTGATACGGATGAGAATGCAGAATTGCAATCGGCGGCAATCGACGGCCTTACGCAACTCGGTGGTGAAGCTGCTCAGTCGGCGATTCTGGAACTGACGAGCGAGAAGTATCCTCAGAGTTTGCGATACCAAGGAGTCGCCGCCCTGACGAAACTCGACGCGGAAGCCGCTGCGAAACGGGCCGCCGAGGTGCTAGCCAACGCCAACACGAAAACCGATCCAGCTCCCGTGGTTGATGCCTTCCTCGTGCGTCAAAACGGAACCGACTTGTTAGCAGCCGCGCTCCAGGAAACCCCGCCTCCGGCGGATGTCGCGAAGATGGCGTTGCGACATTTGTTCGGATCGGGACGGAACGATAAAGCTCTGTCCGATGTGCTCAGCGAAGCAGCCGGTGTGAGCCAGGAAACTCCACAACTCACGAAGGCGGAGATTGCCAAGCTCGCTGCCGATGTCGTCGCGAAAGGCGATCCCGCGCGTGGCGAAGCGATTTTCCGAAGTGCCGATTTGAGCTGTATGAAATGTCATGCGGTCAGCAAGGCTGGCGGGAATGTTGGTCCTGATCTAAGTGCCGTCGGTCAAAGTTCCCCGGTGGATTATCTGATCAATTCCATCCTCTATCCGAGCCAAGCGATCAAAGAAGCGTATTTGACCCGCGTGGTGCTGACGGCGTCTGGTGAAGTTCACCAGGGTGTGGTTGTCGATCAAGCTGCGGATCGGCTGGTGCTCAAAGACGCCAATGGAAAAGAGATCACGATTCCCACAGCGGATATCGACTTCGAGAAAGAAGGAAAATCGTTGATGCCGCAAGGGCTGACGAAGTTCCTGACTCAAGACGAGTTGATTGATTTGGTTCGATTCCTCTCCGAGTTGGGCAAGCCGGGACGGTACGCGGTTCGGTCGACTCCACGGATGCAACGTTGGCGAGTGTTGGCGAAGGTCCCTGCATTGCTCGCCCAGAAGGTGCCAGACGAAGAAGAATTTGGGGATGCATTGGTGCATGCGGAGAACGTTCCGTGGCAACCGTCGTATGCCCGTGTAGACGGCACGTTGCCGTTGGACCAACTCGCTGAGGACACTCAACAAACTGTTCTGTACGTGCGGGGCGATGTCGAGGTGACGGCAAGTGGACGGATCGGTTTTCAGCTTGATTCCGCTGAAGGTGTCTCCGCTTGGGTGGATGGCCAGGCAATGGGATCGGATGAGGAATTCGTCGCCGAACTGGACCGGGGGACGCATGCCGTCGTGTTCCGAGTCGATACCGAAAAACGGTCGAGCAACGATCTAAAGTTGGAATTGTTCCAGCCGAACGGTTCGTCCGCCCAGTTTGCCGTCGTTGATGGCAAGTGA
- a CDS encoding glycosyltransferase family 2 protein: MTSDSETAQGSFAVKIFPSPTDLLESDDHAENAEHAADVNALLDELAEEYAPPARTAIVMPAYNAAETLKRTVDAIPPNVADELILVDDCSQDATVQIAHELGLTVVTHAKNRGYGGNQKTCYRMALECGADYVVMLHPDFQYDPRVIGAAVEFLKLDICDVVFGSRIRSRREVLDGGMPFYKYIANRALTTFENWSVGMNLGDCHSGFRAYSRRVLETIPFERNSDDFVFDSQFLVQSAAFGFRLGDIPVPVRYFDEASSINFRRSMRYGLSTIGVVMQRWMHRLGLSKSALFEPKDPGSDSDEISV, from the coding sequence ATGACCTCGGATTCCGAGACTGCTCAAGGATCGTTCGCCGTGAAAATCTTTCCCTCACCTACCGACTTGCTGGAATCGGACGATCATGCCGAAAACGCGGAGCACGCCGCAGATGTGAATGCGTTGCTCGACGAATTGGCCGAAGAGTATGCCCCGCCCGCACGGACGGCCATCGTCATGCCGGCGTACAATGCTGCAGAGACTCTCAAACGCACCGTCGATGCCATTCCACCGAATGTCGCAGACGAATTGATTTTAGTTGACGACTGTAGTCAAGACGCGACCGTTCAGATTGCCCATGAACTAGGACTCACCGTCGTCACGCATGCCAAGAATCGCGGCTACGGTGGCAATCAAAAGACATGCTATCGAATGGCGTTGGAATGCGGTGCGGATTATGTCGTGATGTTGCATCCGGATTTCCAATATGATCCACGTGTGATCGGAGCAGCGGTTGAGTTTTTGAAGCTCGACATCTGCGATGTGGTCTTCGGGTCACGAATCCGCTCCCGTCGCGAAGTTCTCGATGGTGGCATGCCGTTCTATAAGTATATTGCTAACCGGGCACTCACGACGTTCGAGAACTGGTCGGTCGGTATGAATCTCGGTGACTGTCATAGCGGCTTCCGCGCCTACAGTCGACGTGTCCTAGAGACTATTCCGTTTGAACGCAATTCAGACGACTTTGTATTTGATAGCCAATTCCTAGTGCAATCGGCTGCGTTCGGATTTCGTCTCGGCGATATCCCCGTCCCTGTGCGATACTTTGATGAAGCATCGAGTATCAATTTTCGTCGTAGTATGCGTTATGGGCTCTCGACGATTGGCGTTGTGATGCAACGTTGGATGCATCGCCTGGGGCTTTCAAAGTCGGCATTGTTTGAACCCAAGGATCCCGGTTCCGATTCCGACGAAATTTCGGTTTGA
- a CDS encoding uracil-DNA glycosylase: protein MASRISNHWLVDQIPSDWRAELEEHLETESFQNLVDFVEGEYEQETIYPPRDAVLSAMTLTPLEKTKVFVVGQDPYHGPNQAHGLAFSVQPEVPLPPSLRNIFKELQSDLGCEPPPNGCLTRWAEQGVLLLNTVLTVRAGQANSHRKKGWEDLTDAMLKAVDRSRQHAVFVLWGNAAKKKSSLIDSRHTIISSAHPSPLSARNGFFGSRPFSQINAALEAHGQEPIDWDSSETH from the coding sequence ATGGCATCCCGTATTTCCAATCATTGGCTGGTCGATCAAATCCCGTCTGACTGGCGTGCCGAACTCGAGGAGCATCTCGAAACCGAGTCGTTCCAGAACTTGGTCGATTTTGTCGAAGGAGAATACGAGCAAGAGACAATCTACCCGCCACGGGACGCCGTTTTGTCTGCGATGACGTTGACCCCGCTGGAGAAGACGAAAGTGTTCGTTGTCGGACAAGACCCCTACCACGGCCCCAATCAAGCCCATGGATTAGCGTTTTCGGTGCAACCGGAGGTGCCGTTACCGCCATCTCTGAGGAATATCTTTAAGGAGTTGCAAAGCGATCTCGGTTGCGAACCACCGCCAAATGGTTGTTTGACACGCTGGGCCGAGCAAGGCGTTCTCTTGCTGAACACCGTGCTGACCGTGCGGGCTGGGCAAGCAAATTCCCATCGTAAAAAAGGATGGGAAGATCTTACCGACGCGATGTTAAAGGCCGTCGATCGGTCACGGCAACACGCGGTTTTTGTGCTCTGGGGTAATGCGGCCAAGAAGAAATCGTCGTTGATCGACTCCCGTCACACAATTATTTCGTCTGCCCACCCTTCCCCGCTCTCCGCCCGAAACGGGTTTTTCGGAAGTCGGCCGTTTTCACAGATCAATGCCGCTTTAGAAGCTCACGGGCAAGAGCCGATTGACTGGGACAGCTCCGAAACGCATTGA
- a CDS encoding diguanylate cyclase has protein sequence MPNDLLSHEATSTKNQPRPQSAQSAELVATIAERRFSGRNVAESSRTLLSLLALSEAAESLENPDESDTLHDVIQRGALRSLLAALHARDEGTVNHSRRVALLAVGLAERLGWDGTQLKRLEVAALLHDVGKIGVPDHILFKPGQLSSDETELMALHYDVGVDVLQACRVDQKVLDIVVQSHLYFKSGNTSSDVVDSEVSQGARILAVADAYDSLQTPQVYRPAKTHDEIMQHLMDSAGTRFDGNVVCALARWLKEEGLPFDCVPSTSDSGTSSLSDSMKVFQTNSLFKIFSYLYVMESLYDGFALIDSNLRYAIWNRGIERLSGYSAQSFLGRTWSGKLIEYADRENQVIPEKRCPVWQVMESGIPQTDLFRIRHKHGEWVDTEIQTVPLIDESGSFQGVAQIYRDVSRTTRRPQEFHELKMAATRDALTSVANRGELETQLTLLVNQWSQARVSDNENEVPVFSLLFLDIDHFKSVNDNYGHAAGDAVLVQTAKMLQNETYSGELVGRYGGEEFVVICPDTNLKQARQRAERLRLAISRLRFKGHNKLTVTSSFGAAEIEPGDSVESLLRRADKALYQSKESGRNRTTTLTNEQFIGADHTPQAEEQGGDPFLVESSFAVAGSADLIVCKLGGLVNDDQAVVLKTSHDEAVFRMGTKSLFGGWGKTPDRQPVRIVVKLIRPDARNREVRKRIQLHISICPIGRVKSAEVFQNRAHQALRAIRGYLVVD, from the coding sequence ATGCCGAACGATCTTTTGTCCCACGAAGCCACTTCAACGAAGAACCAACCCCGCCCGCAATCCGCGCAGTCGGCGGAGCTGGTGGCGACAATCGCGGAACGTCGTTTTTCCGGCAGGAATGTCGCGGAGTCATCACGCACATTGCTGTCGCTGTTGGCGTTGTCGGAAGCGGCCGAAAGCCTTGAAAACCCCGACGAATCCGACACGCTGCACGATGTCATCCAGCGGGGCGCACTGCGTTCCCTGCTTGCCGCTCTGCACGCCCGCGATGAAGGCACGGTGAATCACAGTCGTCGTGTGGCATTGCTCGCCGTTGGGTTGGCGGAACGATTGGGATGGGACGGCACACAACTCAAGCGTTTGGAAGTAGCCGCATTGCTGCACGATGTCGGCAAGATCGGTGTTCCCGACCACATTTTGTTCAAACCCGGCCAATTGAGTTCCGACGAAACGGAACTCATGGCGTTGCACTATGATGTGGGTGTCGATGTGCTGCAGGCATGTCGGGTCGATCAAAAAGTGCTCGATATCGTCGTGCAGTCGCACTTGTATTTCAAAAGTGGAAACACCAGTTCGGATGTCGTTGACAGCGAAGTGAGCCAAGGGGCACGCATCCTCGCTGTGGCCGATGCCTACGATTCCCTGCAGACACCGCAAGTTTATCGCCCTGCCAAAACGCATGACGAAATCATGCAGCACTTGATGGACTCGGCCGGCACACGATTTGACGGCAACGTTGTTTGTGCGTTGGCACGTTGGCTGAAAGAAGAAGGGTTGCCGTTCGACTGCGTTCCTTCCACGAGCGATTCGGGCACGAGTTCTCTCAGCGATTCCATGAAGGTGTTCCAGACGAATTCGCTGTTCAAGATCTTCTCGTATCTCTATGTGATGGAGAGCTTGTACGATGGCTTCGCGTTGATTGATTCCAACCTCCGCTATGCAATCTGGAATCGTGGTATTGAACGGCTGAGCGGCTATTCGGCGCAGTCATTCTTAGGGCGAACATGGTCCGGCAAACTGATTGAGTACGCCGACCGTGAGAACCAAGTCATCCCTGAGAAACGTTGCCCCGTTTGGCAGGTGATGGAGTCGGGGATTCCACAAACAGACTTGTTCCGAATTCGTCACAAGCATGGCGAGTGGGTCGATACCGAGATCCAAACGGTTCCGCTGATCGACGAAAGTGGAAGTTTCCAGGGCGTTGCACAAATCTATCGCGATGTGAGCCGAACCACACGGCGGCCCCAAGAGTTTCATGAATTGAAGATGGCTGCCACGCGAGACGCGTTGACGTCGGTCGCGAACCGGGGGGAATTGGAAACCCAATTGACTTTGTTGGTCAATCAGTGGAGCCAGGCGAGAGTTTCAGACAACGAGAATGAAGTGCCGGTGTTCAGTCTGTTGTTCTTGGACATCGATCACTTCAAATCTGTGAATGACAATTACGGACACGCCGCCGGTGACGCCGTGCTGGTGCAAACTGCCAAGATGTTGCAGAACGAAACCTATTCGGGAGAACTTGTTGGCCGATACGGTGGTGAGGAATTCGTCGTCATCTGTCCCGATACGAATCTCAAACAAGCCCGTCAGCGTGCCGAACGACTACGGTTGGCCATCAGCCGTTTGCGGTTCAAGGGTCATAACAAATTGACCGTGACGTCATCGTTTGGTGCCGCCGAGATTGAACCCGGCGATTCGGTCGAGAGTTTGCTTCGACGTGCGGATAAAGCGTTGTACCAGTCGAAGGAATCCGGACGAAACCGGACCACCACACTAACGAATGAACAGTTCATCGGAGCCGACCACACTCCGCAAGCGGAAGAACAGGGCGGCGATCCGTTTTTGGTGGAGTCGTCGTTTGCCGTTGCGGGGTCGGCCGATCTGATCGTGTGCAAACTTGGCGGGCTCGTCAACGATGACCAAGCGGTCGTCCTCAAGACCAGTCACGATGAAGCCGTTTTCCGCATGGGCACGAAATCGCTGTTTGGTGGTTGGGGCAAAACACCGGATCGGCAACCGGTGCGGATCGTGGTCAAACTCATCCGACCAGACGCCCGAAACCGTGAAGTCCGCAAACGGATTCAGCTGCACATTTCCATCTGTCCGATCGGTCGCGTGAAATCAGCGGAGGTCTTCCAAAACCGGGCCCATCAAGCACTGCGGGCAATCCGTGGTTACTTAGTAGTTGATTAA
- a CDS encoding DUF58 domain-containing protein codes for MSDEAEQPRFSWKGLFAFLAGGVSLFYYFEFLLPLPWVSPFGRALYVVTACLAIGWGAMTQTKAMFGLASASPRPTDSLSQRFSWAGVILILFGVEFLLMARKVPIALARGCLAVMAVSSLFFGIREISKHLLAGTELTSIRHRFALPRQGAVYVVIMIVLFVGSLQTRSNMLLLVFAMMAAPFVLNGGIIVSMLKNLSVTRSVPESVVAGERCTVELNLTNRKSILSSQLLTVTDRVANEREVLEPSSLVARIPANESRVARYQLELRDRGRYQLGPVSIETRYPLGIVERGITIDLPGEIIVFPRIGRLTPAWFRQHGHADEIVHRSDTKRGVYDDEFHRIREYRPGDNPRAIHWRSSARQGDLMIREFHQSRNQDLVILLDLWNPDSQDSAAIDRVELAISFAATISRTQMLRSRDSRVMLGAAGERFESWLGATGPAGLESLMKLLATLQSAAKPDLAELLSWGRAQRGPTTRTLLITSRPRRNGTIPALEETQAKGDAGAELRIISCEPEELLTWFWFESR; via the coding sequence ATGTCGGACGAAGCGGAACAGCCACGATTTTCCTGGAAGGGATTGTTCGCTTTCTTAGCGGGCGGTGTTTCGCTGTTCTATTACTTTGAATTCCTACTGCCGTTGCCTTGGGTCAGTCCGTTTGGTCGGGCGTTGTACGTAGTCACCGCGTGCTTGGCGATCGGCTGGGGAGCGATGACCCAAACCAAAGCGATGTTCGGATTGGCGAGTGCGTCACCGCGTCCGACTGATTCCCTAAGCCAACGGTTTTCCTGGGCCGGTGTGATTCTCATTCTCTTCGGCGTCGAATTCTTGTTGATGGCCCGGAAGGTGCCGATTGCCCTGGCGAGGGGCTGCTTGGCGGTGATGGCTGTGTCGTCGCTGTTTTTTGGAATCCGGGAGATCAGCAAACACTTGCTCGCCGGGACCGAGTTGACATCGATTCGGCATCGCTTCGCCCTGCCCCGTCAAGGTGCGGTGTATGTGGTGATCATGATCGTGTTGTTTGTCGGTTCGCTGCAAACACGGTCAAATATGTTGCTGCTTGTCTTTGCAATGATGGCTGCTCCGTTTGTGCTCAACGGGGGCATCATTGTTTCGATGCTGAAGAATCTGTCGGTGACACGGTCGGTTCCGGAGTCGGTGGTGGCCGGTGAGCGATGCACGGTGGAACTCAATTTGACGAACCGGAAAAGCATTCTGTCGTCTCAGTTGCTCACCGTGACGGATCGGGTGGCCAACGAGCGGGAAGTTTTGGAGCCGTCTTCGTTGGTGGCACGAATCCCCGCGAACGAGTCGCGGGTCGCACGCTACCAACTGGAACTTCGTGATCGCGGACGATATCAGTTAGGGCCGGTTTCGATTGAAACGCGCTACCCATTAGGAATTGTCGAACGCGGAATTACCATCGACCTGCCGGGCGAGATCATTGTGTTTCCCCGGATCGGTCGGCTCACACCGGCTTGGTTCCGCCAGCATGGACATGCCGACGAAATTGTGCACCGCTCCGACACGAAGCGTGGTGTCTACGACGACGAATTTCACCGGATTCGGGAGTATCGGCCGGGGGACAATCCGCGTGCGATCCATTGGCGGTCATCGGCTCGGCAAGGCGACTTGATGATCCGCGAGTTTCACCAGAGCCGCAACCAAGACTTGGTCATTCTGCTGGACCTGTGGAATCCCGACTCCCAAGACTCCGCCGCCATCGATCGGGTTGAGTTGGCTATCTCGTTCGCCGCAACGATTTCACGCACACAAATGTTGCGATCGCGTGATTCCCGAGTCATGCTCGGTGCAGCCGGTGAGCGTTTCGAGTCGTGGTTGGGAGCAACCGGCCCCGCGGGGTTGGAATCGCTGATGAAATTGCTGGCCACACTGCAAAGTGCCGCAAAACCAGACTTGGCTGAGTTGCTGTCATGGGGACGAGCCCAACGCGGTCCAACCACTCGGACATTGCTGATCACATCACGTCCCCGCCGAAACGGCACGATTCCCGCTTTGGAGGAAACTCAAGCCAAAGGAGACGCTGGGGCGGAACTTCGCATCATTTCGTGCGAACCCGAGGAATTACTGACGTGGTTCTGGTTTGAGTCTCGGTGA